The DNA sequence ATCAATAACCAACTTTTGAATGCTCTTTAAGCGCAGCAGTCCGCATAGTGCTAGGTCCACCAAGCGACCTGGGGTGGCTACAAGCACATCCACACCGTTGTATACCTTTTGTTTCTGCGTGTTGATGTTAGTTCCACCGTATACGCCAAGATGGCGTACGGTCATGTATTTTGTAATCCATTCGAGCTCCTTAATCACCTGCAGCACTAGCTCACGGGTGGGCACCACCACCAGAATGCGCGGATGCCGTTGCTCCGAATAACTCAGCTGCCGAAGCATGGGTAGGAGGTAGGCCAGCGTTTTCCCCGTTCCGGTTTGCGCTATACCCACCACGTCGCGTCCCGACATGATTACAGGAAACGCCTTCTCCTGAATGGGGGTAGGGTTTTCGTATCCAACATCGGCAATGGCGTTCAGCAGGGGTTTGGTAAGGTTGAGTTCGTCGAATGTCACGGTTTTCAATTTATTAGCCTGCAAAGATAGGAATAAAGTCGGAAGTAGGGAGACGGAAGTTAATGAGACAATATGTCAATGAGACAATGTGCCAATGAGACAATGTGCCAATGAGACAATGAATAATTTGAGAATTTGAAAATTGAGGAATCACTATTGTCCGGTAACCATTTGTTGATCCCCTACAGGGAACTTACATCAAATATTGGTATGCTGGTTTACAATACTTTATCCGCTACGCGGAAAATTCTCCGTAGGAGATTTAGTTTTGTAGAGAAAGTAACCCCTGTTTTTTACATACCTCGTAGAGGTTTAACAATTTTATGCAATACAGGAAAAATTAAGTTTTTTCCCCGGACAGTAGTGATTGAGGAATTTGAGAATGAAAAGATGGACCAAGGAGGCATTTTGCCACTATCATTTCAAAAGGCACCTCAGTTGCACAGTGTTACTAAAACCAAGCGAGGCGAACTCAGGGTAGCTAAACAAAAACCGACCTCAGGGAGCTTTGTCAAAGCCAGCTGGGTCGGCGGAACCAAATCAGAAATTTAAGACTCTAAACTACAATCTATCACCAACTTATATTAACCTACTCCATCTCCTTTTTGAACCAGTTGATGGCCTCCTCTTCGGTTGTAAACAATCGCATGGGTAACTTATACTTGTTGGTGGCTTGGAGAATTAAGTTTAAGTAGTATTTCTTAAAAACGTTACCATCGAAAACAACACCTGCTCGCTTTAAACCTTGCGCAGCAGCCCGCGGCATTGCATCTTGCTCAAACCATTTTCTGCTTTCAGGGTTTACAATTCCCTGCTTTAGAATATTGGAAAGGTAGTTTTCAATAGGCCTAGATTCTTTCTTTTGAAAGTTCAACGCAGTTTCTATTGTCAACTTGTACTGCTCCGCTGTGGCTATTCCATTCCAAACTACCTTAACCATCTTAAGTTCTGGATAGTAGCTTAACTGGGCATAGTTCTCTTTGAAAATTACAATTTCGTCCATGGCGACACGTTTTGTACAATTTCTATTTTCCTATACGCAAGGATTTTAAATTTGCGTCAGCAGTTGGTCAATTCATTTGGTCGATGGTCACAATATTTCAATTACCATCTAGTTAATGCGAACCAAGTTTGCCTTCCAACTATCGGGAATGTCGCTGTAGCTCATTACCTTCAGCGTAGGCGTTGTCATTCCAGTGGAGGATTTTATAAGCGTTTGGCTAATATACTTAGTATCGAGCTTCCACATGGCACCGGTTAAGGGATCCACTATAAGCCATCCTATTAAACCACCTACTGCAATATTTCCGAATAGATACCAGCCATCAAGGGAGAAGTGGACAGGCACCGTCACAGGTTCGTACCCGGGGAGCTCGAAGGTTACGGTATAACCCGCCTTGGTAAAGTATCCATTACCTGCATAAAGTGTAAAAGTTGCAGGCGTTTTTGCAGTATAGATATTGACCCCATTCAAATCCATGATGGTTATTTTTGCACCCGAAGGGTTGCTCGATATGGAGATGGGATAGCTGCTTTTGCTAACTATGGTGGCGCATCCGGAAAGGATTAAAAATGCTGCAGCTAAAAGTGTTGTGGTTCCTTGCTTGTAAAGTGAACTTTTCATCTATTAGGGAATTAAATCACTCCTACTCATAAGGCTTTTCGGTTACGCCCCGTTTTTTATAGTGGGTTTCTGCTTCCACTTATTTTCTGCGTTTTATGCGGAAGCCAGCTTGGCCTAGCATTTCTCTACCAAATGTATTGCTAATTGAATCCATTGTCAATGGGCAATGAACTAATTTTTAGCCATTTTGCTTAGTGATGGGAAAGAGGGGATGAAGGAAGGAGGCAATGTGGTGTATGATTTGAAAATTTGAAAATGAGCCGATTTAGAAATTGAAAATGTGCCAATTAGCCAATCCGGCAATATGCCAATTAAAAGAGAATCCAGTCCTGCCTATGAAAACACAACAAATTGGAAATTAAACAGTAGCAGAGCAGGTTTTGAGAATGAGCCGATTTGGAAATTGAAAGATGAGCCAATACGACAATCAGGCAATGGCCGGACAAGTCGTCGAGCGCAACCGACCGAAGGGAGCTCCGTCAATGGCCGGACAAGTCAGCGGAGCTAAATCAGTAACTATCTAATCCTCGATGTGATGGATTCCGGAAAATCTTTATTTAGCTGTTTCCGGTCTGTGAACCCGGCATTAAGTGCTTTTTGAAGCATGGCAACCGTCGCATCATTCTTCCCTTTCCAGAGGTAGGGGAAGGCCGAAAAGTAGAACATATCGGGGTTCTCCGGCTCCAGCATGCGGTAAATGGAGAGAATCTTATTCAACGCTTCCGCATTTTGCTCACCAATGGCTTGCTTGCAAAACGAGTAGCAAGCAATTCCCAAGAAACCTTGTATTCTCCGGTAGGTATCCTTTGCGTAGGAATCTTGTTCCGTTTTGATTTTTTCGGCCAACGTTTTGATCTCGTGTCTCCACCACAGCGTATCTTTTGTCTGAAAAGCATTTAAGTATGGTTGGCGCACGCTAATTTCAAACTGAAGATACTTTGCTAGCTGGTTCATCTGGTTGATATAGCGGGGATTGCTTTTTAATTCGTCGTAGGTAGAAGCAAAAGACTTATCACTATTAAAAGGCTCCGTTGTTGCCATGTTGCGGGCAACCAGTGCCGCCTTCAGAAAGTCTCCACCGTGCTTCAGCGAATCGATTCTTGTTTGCTGATTCATACAATAGAGCTCAAACTGAGACTTTGGAAGGGAGGGGATATCTGCGCTTTGACATGATAGGCGGAGAAAACCGAGCGCATTGGTCAACATCAGGCTGTCGGGCCAGCCGTGTGAGGCGTTGGTCAGCTCAATTTTAAGGTTGGCTGGAGTTCGCTGCTCCTGAAACAGGTATTGTGCAGTCTCCATAAAGTTAAAATCGTCCATCCCAGAAATGGAGATAATGGGAGCGTGGAGCGCATTAATCTGATCCGAATTGGCAAGTGCACCGCATAGGATTAAGCCGTTCACCTGATGAGCCAGCGCATATCCCAGCACCATGCGCGCTCCTCCTGAAAATCCGGTCATGAAAATCGTTTTCCCTACCGGATATTTCTGGCGCACATCATCAACCAAGGTTTGGATGGCTCCTACGTAACCTTCAAAATCGTTTTTGACAAAGTTGGAGGCTACTAGCAGTGTTGGATACAGGTTGGCTCCGTGTTTGAATTTATCGATGGCAAACTTCCCATTACCATGTGCGTCGATGATTACAAGGAGCGGTAGCTTCTCGTCAGCGCTTCCTCTTTGGGGCATGTATACTTCGTAGGTATTTCGAGAATCGAGCTTGCAGGAGTCCGTTTTCGCAACAGCCTTAACCGTTTCGTTCGACTTACCTGCACCGCTGCAGGCTGCAAGCCCGCATAGCAGCATGGCGCTTAGAAGTAGAAATAACCTGTTCATTGTAATGCATTTTTTACAAATATAGAGATTTGTTGGTGTGGAGTAACAGAAGATTGGTTATAAGTGAGGAAGTCGGAAGTCGGAAGTCGGAAGTCGGAAGTTGATGTTGCTTATCCCTGCTGGTTGATAGGAATATAGCCGATATATATAGCCACGGGAATAGAATCGAAACCTAATGCACACGGTGCATGCTTACCCGATGTAAAATGCAATGAAACTGCCATGCACCGGAATCACCAGAGGTTGACAGAACTACCTGCTTGCCGTAGCTAATGATCGATTACATGCCTTTCTTCGAGCTAGAAGAGACCATCTTCAAAGGCGGTGATTAAATCGCCAGAGATGCTCGCGCTAGAGGCATGGGGTGGCAGATTTCCTCTCTCAAACCAGCCTGCCTCCTTAATCTCCGTTTCATCAACAACGATTGGTTGGGTATCGTCGGCCTCGGCGGTAAAACCTAGCATGAGTGAAGCGGAGAAGGGCCAGGGCTGGCTTTTGTAGTACTTCAGATTCTTAATGTCTAACCCAACCTCCTCTTTTACCTCCCGAACCACCGTTTCTTCAATTGATTCACCAATATCCACGTAGCCGGCAATGAGGGCATAAAAATCGCCCCTGTAGTGCAAGCCTTTGGCCAGCAATATTTTATTGTTGCAGGTAATGGCTACAATAACGGCGGGTGCAATGGTGGGATAGGTAACCAGGTTGCACTGGGGACAAACGGTTGCTCGCTCTTCCTTTTTCAACTCTGTTTTGGAACCGCATCTTCCGCAGTATTGATGGTTGCTATGCCAGGTCATTAGCTGATGACCTACTGAGCCCATCCAAGCAAGCTCCTTGTTTTTGTGGTTGCGTAATGTAAAAACATCCTGATACTCCAAGGAAGCATGATTAGCTGGAGGCGTTGCCACCCCAAAGCAGTGGTGGGCGTTGATGGAGAAGAGGTATATGGGCTGTTCGATGCTTCCAGCAAAATCGCTTCTTTTCGGAATCTCATATTCATCGCCCGATTTCTTTAGGAGCACCTCATTGTTGCTGTAGCAGAGTAGGAAATCTTCATCACCTACCTCGTGATTATGATCATACTTGTTGTCGAAAATGCTTGGGCCTATTTCGTTTAGCATGGACTTTGTTTTTGATCTTTCTATTCTGAATTATTGTTATTCACACTGTGAATTCGTGTATAAACCGAATGAGCGAGAGAAAAGTTGCAAAAAGTTAAAAGTTAAAAGTTAAAAGTGAATTGTGAATTGTGAGTTATGAGTTGTGAGTTGTGAGTTGTGAGTTGTGAGTTGTGAGAAGACAGCTAGGTGAAAGAAAGGTTACTGGTTACTAAAGTTTTAAAGACTATTGTTTATTGAACCAAGCTACCAAATGGGCAGAGGTTCTTCTCGGCAGCCTGCTCAATTTGTCGGATGCTATTGTGGCATAAACCTACTTGGGTCTTCCTTTTCTTGTCTCCGCTTTAATCTTTCTTCTTCAGCTTCCACTTGTTGTTTTTCTAGTTCAATATTCTTGATGATTTCTTGAGCCTTTTCCTTTTTTGTCTTCCTATTTGATCCTTCCACAATTTGAGTTTTGCTCCCTCTGTTTGAATATATCAGAATACCTATTAGCAGGACAACTAGAGCGGAAATGATTGATCCAATAATTGAGTTTTGCGCAAAGATTATTATTCCTAGGACACTAAAAATGATGCCCCAATACTCCATTTTAATCCAAAATAGTGCATGCACACTTTTAAGATTAATTATTTGACCGGTTTTTGCATCGATAACTAACCTTGGCTCTTGGTTATTCCATTTTTCACCAAAATACCAGCTGAAGGCTGCAGCTGTAAATAGGGAAATTACAAATGCATAATCTTCTTGTCCTTTTGGCATAATTTCAATACAGAGAAGAAGCGCAACGAACAAAACTAGAACCGAAAGAATTCCTTTACCTGACCAAACTATCATAAAATTTTGCTTTTAGGTTTGTACTTACTATTGTTTAAAATTATCAGATTAATAAAGCAGTGATTAATATCCTTACATATCTAGTTCACATCCATCAATTTTCCTTTAAATTTATCATTAGGAGGCAAGTCTCTTTTGATTGAGGAGAAGCCAATTGCATCTGTAGGGCAAACCTCAATACAAGAACCACACGAAAAACAATCTGAAATAGTGGTTTTTCTTTTTAATATTGAATCCATTACCGTTGATGGACACGATTTTACACAAGCATCGCAAGCAATGCATTTTGAATAATCTACTCTGATTTTAAATATTGATAATTTTTCAAAAAACCAGCCAAACAATCCAAACGGACAAAAGAGGGTGCACCATGGACGATAAACAAACAGACTGAAAATAAGTATTAATCCGATAAATATCCAACCAATAATTGATATTACCGATGGCTTAAAAACTTTAAATGGATCAATAAATTCAACAATATCAAGTGCCCACACAAAAGCGATTATGCTAAGTAGAATGAAGAATATTGATCGAATGCTATTTGAAAAAGCGAAGGGGATTTTATACTGTTTAAAGATAGGTTTGCTTTTGTTTTTGCGATTAATTCTGAAAATTAGATCCTGAAGAGTTCCAAGCTGACAACCCCAAGCACAAATTGATTTATTGAAAACTATAACCATGATTAGGAATGCACTTAAAGCGATTAGCCGTGGAGGGAAAATGGCTCCTTTTGTTGCAAATAGTACTACGGCATCTTTAATTGTTCCCATTGGACTGGGGTCAGATCCGAGAATAACTCCAAAAATAATTACTGAAGCCAAATAGATAGAGTTCCTAACCTTTGTGGATAGTTTTTTCTTTCTGATTACTAGGTAAACTGCAAAAATGAAGGCTATCCACAGAATAAACTTTATAGCAATCTTAATCCAGTTCTTTGATGCACTTTCAGATTCAATGGCTAAATACCTGTTTACTTCAAATAGTAAATCTTTTTGATTGAAGTTAAAGTTGCTTACCTTTTGCTGTAAATTTTTATCAGAATCAATCTTAAAAACCTTTTCCAGAATCTGGTTCGATAAATTATTCTTTATTCCAAACTCTTTAACTGTAATATCTTTTGAAATAATTAGTGACGATAGTTCATGACCTTTTTCGGATTTTTCACTCCAAAACATAGTTGAAAATAGTGATGAGATTATCACTAGTCCAATTAATAAAGCGAACTTAATAATAACAGCTACTTTGTTGGAGATTTTCATGCTTTTAATGTTGGTTTCCTACGTGCAAACAAGGTCTTTCCATTACTCACACTTGCACCTAACTCATTTGTATGCGTGAGGTACACTTTACACCAAATGTAGTAAAAAGCGGTATACAAAGGTAGGAACTGGGACAATGTGCCAGTGTGCCAATGAGACAATGAGGCAATGAGGCAATGGAGGTGGAGCAGGGTGTTTTATGCTTTTGTGGCTCAATTTAGGTTGGGAATTAGGTGCAGTAATACTCACCCTGGTTAATTCAAAAACGAAGATTGGACAGTAACTCCAATCTTCGTTTCAACTCAGCTTAAATGTAGCAGCTATTAGCTGCCGTCCTAGCTTTTAAAGGAACTTGGAGAATCGATGATTTAATTTTCTATCTTCATTCTTTTTGATGCTTTAAACCACAATACTCCAAACGTTAGCGCAGTTAAAGCCAAAATAATGGACACTGGCTTAATATCCGACCAAAGCCAATAAATGCCATTGCTATCGAATCTAAAAGCGATGGTTAAGAATCCGCACATTAGAGCCGCGCTCATGAATAGATTTCTTTTTTTCATTTGCTTTATTGTTTCATTAAACATTAAGTTAACGGAACAAAAGTATGCTGACTTAATGCCCTACACAAGAAGAATGGGGTTGAGAAAAGGTTGACGGGAGGGTTGAAAATAGGTTTAATTCTCCTTTATATGTGTTTTCCCGAAGGACAGAGCCTCTTTGCGGCTTTTTATGTCAAGCGCTTTATAAATCTGGTTAATATGCGTTTTGAGTGTGCTTAACTCAATAATAAGTTCTGAAATTATTTCTTTGTTCGATTTCCCTTGGACAATAAGGTCGAATACTTTTCTTTGCCTAGCACTCAAAGCGTTTAACTTTTCTTCTGCCATAGAAAATTTGCCTGAAGCATTATTTTTTATTTCTTCGATGGTTAGCTGTGTTTTCTGTTTTTCAATTTTCACCCAAACGATGGCAATTAAAATAGTGATAAGAACTAGTATCAAGGCAATAAAAGGATAATCACTCCATAATAGCTTTATATTATTTCTGTCAAATCTAAATGCTACCGCTGAAAAAAATAGAAAAACAGCAGCTATTTCAAGCAATTTCTGTCTACGGTATAGAAGATCAGATATTTTGTCTAAAATAATCATACCAATTATTCTATAGGTAAATA is a window from the Williamwhitmania sp. genome containing:
- the nudC gene encoding NAD(+) diphosphatase, with amino-acid sequence MLNEIGPSIFDNKYDHNHEVGDEDFLLCYSNNEVLLKKSGDEYEIPKRSDFAGSIEQPIYLFSINAHHCFGVATPPANHASLEYQDVFTLRNHKNKELAWMGSVGHQLMTWHSNHQYCGRCGSKTELKKEERATVCPQCNLVTYPTIAPAVIVAITCNNKILLAKGLHYRGDFYALIAGYVDIGESIEETVVREVKEEVGLDIKNLKYYKSQPWPFSASLMLGFTAEADDTQPIVVDETEIKEAGWFERGNLPPHASSASISGDLITAFEDGLF
- a CDS encoding helix-turn-helix transcriptional regulator; its protein translation is MIILDKISDLLYRRQKLLEIAAVFLFFSAVAFRFDRNNIKLLWSDYPFIALILVLITILIAIVWVKIEKQKTQLTIEEIKNNASGKFSMAEEKLNALSARQRKVFDLIVQGKSNKEIISELIIELSTLKTHINQIYKALDIKSRKEALSFGKTHIKEN
- a CDS encoding 4Fe-4S binding protein codes for the protein MKISNKVAVIIKFALLIGLVIISSLFSTMFWSEKSEKGHELSSLIISKDITVKEFGIKNNLSNQILEKVFKIDSDKNLQQKVSNFNFNQKDLLFEVNRYLAIESESASKNWIKIAIKFILWIAFIFAVYLVIRKKKLSTKVRNSIYLASVIIFGVILGSDPSPMGTIKDAVVLFATKGAIFPPRLIALSAFLIMVIVFNKSICAWGCQLGTLQDLIFRINRKNKSKPIFKQYKIPFAFSNSIRSIFFILLSIIAFVWALDIVEFIDPFKVFKPSVISIIGWIFIGLILIFSLFVYRPWCTLFCPFGLFGWFFEKLSIFKIRVDYSKCIACDACVKSCPSTVMDSILKRKTTISDCFSCGSCIEVCPTDAIGFSSIKRDLPPNDKFKGKLMDVN
- a CDS encoding PEGA domain-containing protein, which codes for MKSSLYKQGTTTLLAAAFLILSGCATIVSKSSYPISISSNPSGAKITIMDLNGVNIYTAKTPATFTLYAGNGYFTKAGYTVTFELPGYEPVTVPVHFSLDGWYLFGNIAVGGLIGWLIVDPLTGAMWKLDTKYISQTLIKSSTGMTTPTLKVMSYSDIPDSWKANLVRIN